The Antarcticibacterium flavum genome contains the following window.
CCTCCTCAACTCGAGAAGGTTTAATGCGGTTATCTATAAGGATGAAAATGTACAGGGCGACCGTTCTGTTGATGATTATATAACAGAAAGTGCCTTTATGCGTTTGCTGGAATCTGAAAGGATCAAGGAACAGATTAGGAACTTTGAACAGGATATGTGGAATTATTAATTTCCTTTTCGTAATATTATAAAACGCTCCGCTAAAACCGGGGCGTTTTTTGATTGGTGAAATATGACAGATTATATAATTGTAGGTGCGGGCTTAAGCGGGATTGCGCTGGCAGAGGAGCTTACAGGCAGAGGTAAAACAATTAAGGTTTTTGAGAATAATTCTCAATCTTCCTCTACAGTAGCGGGAGGGGTTTATAACCCTGTGATCCTTAAGAGATTCACACTGGCATGGAATGCTGCGGCCCAGATGGAAACAGCAATTCCCTTTTATAAGGCTCTGGAAGAGAAACTAGGGGTAAACCTGGTGGAGGAACTGCCTATATACAGAAAGTTTAATTCTATTGAAGAACAGAATAACTGGTTTACGGCGGCAGATAAGCGCTCTCTTGCTCCTTTCCTGGACACAGGGCTAAAGAAGGAGCTTAACCCCTGTTTACCTTCACAGCATTCCTTTGGGAGAGTGATTGGTACCGGAAGAATTGATACTGCCCTTCTCCTGGAGAAGTACTGGCAATTTCTTAATGAATTGGGAGTTTTTTTTGCTGAAAGATTTGAATATCAAAAGCTGCAACTTCTACCTGATGGGGTAGCTTACAAAAGTCATAAAGCGAGGAGGGTAGTTTTCTGTGAAGGTTTTGGGCTAAAGAAAAATCCATTTTTCAATTCCTTACCGCTTTATGGTAACAAAGGGGAATATATTATTATCAAAGCACCATCGTTAAAGCTTCAGGTGGCGGTGAAATCTTCTGTTTTTATTCTGCCGCTGGGGAATGAACTTTATAAGGTGGGAGCTACCTATAACAATCAGGATACTTCAGAAGAACCAACAGAGGAGGCCAGGGAGAGCCTTTTAAGTAAACTTCGATCAATGATAACCTGCGAATTTGAGATTGTGGACCAGGTAGCGGGAATACGCCCTGCGACAAAGGACAGGAAACCTGTGGTAGGCCAACATCCTGAGCACCTGCAACTCTATTGTT
Protein-coding sequences here:
- a CDS encoding NAD(P)/FAD-dependent oxidoreductase; translated protein: MTDYIIVGAGLSGIALAEELTGRGKTIKVFENNSQSSSTVAGGVYNPVILKRFTLAWNAAAQMETAIPFYKALEEKLGVNLVEELPIYRKFNSIEEQNNWFTAADKRSLAPFLDTGLKKELNPCLPSQHSFGRVIGTGRIDTALLLEKYWQFLNELGVFFAERFEYQKLQLLPDGVAYKSHKARRVVFCEGFGLKKNPFFNSLPLYGNKGEYIIIKAPSLKLQVAVKSSVFILPLGNELYKVGATYNNQDTSEEPTEEARESLLSKLRSMITCEFEIVDQVAGIRPATKDRKPVVGQHPEHLQLYCCNGFGSRGVLMAPCIARELAAHLEEGAPLDQETSLLRFLK